In Capillimicrobium parvum, a genomic segment contains:
- a CDS encoding PstC family ABC transporter permease, translated as MLHRFRQPWSDRRAERVLGALSSLLLVLIGAMVVFVMVKAWPSFAHNGLGWFGSGGSVDDQLTQIFNSPADPAKWDYTIRAWPLLYATLLTTGLAVIFGMIIAVLAAAFIVEFAPEPVRRVLEPVVRLLAAVPSVIYGLIGILVIVPWVGNHLISTERKESVAGIIQLNGTSLAVAVLILTIMIVPIMIAIVVDALRAVPRGWREGAVALGVNRWRALWTVSLRASRPALVAAAVLATARALGEAIMLSMVSGSVGWGPNPLDGMTFWFEPLRPLAATIVDNAEGLSVKPFGQTIYAFAAVLLVSSFFLSLAGSAAKQPLKKYGVRV; from the coding sequence GTGCTGCACCGCTTCCGTCAACCCTGGAGCGACCGGCGCGCCGAGCGAGTGCTCGGCGCGCTGTCGTCGCTGCTGCTCGTGCTGATCGGCGCCATGGTCGTCTTCGTGATGGTCAAGGCGTGGCCGTCGTTCGCGCACAACGGCCTCGGCTGGTTCGGCTCGGGCGGCAGCGTCGACGACCAGCTCACCCAGATCTTCAACTCGCCGGCCGACCCGGCGAAGTGGGACTACACGATCCGCGCGTGGCCGCTGCTGTACGCCACGCTGCTGACCACCGGCCTCGCCGTGATCTTCGGGATGATCATCGCGGTCCTCGCCGCGGCGTTCATCGTCGAGTTCGCGCCCGAGCCCGTCCGCCGGGTGCTCGAGCCGGTCGTCCGGCTGCTCGCCGCCGTGCCGTCGGTCATCTACGGCCTGATCGGGATCCTCGTGATCGTCCCGTGGGTCGGCAACCACCTGATCTCGACCGAGCGCAAGGAGTCGGTCGCCGGGATCATCCAGCTCAACGGCACGAGCCTCGCCGTCGCGGTCCTGATCCTGACGATCATGATCGTGCCGATCATGATCGCGATCGTGGTCGACGCGCTGCGCGCGGTGCCGCGCGGCTGGCGCGAGGGCGCGGTCGCGCTCGGCGTCAACCGCTGGCGCGCGCTGTGGACGGTCTCGCTGCGCGCCTCGCGTCCGGCCCTCGTCGCCGCGGCGGTGCTGGCCACCGCCCGCGCGCTCGGCGAGGCGATCATGCTCTCGATGGTGTCGGGCTCGGTCGGCTGGGGGCCCAACCCGCTCGACGGCATGACGTTCTGGTTCGAGCCGCTGCGCCCGCTCGCGGCGACGATCGTCGACAACGCCGAGGGCCTGTCGGTGAAGCCGTTCGGCCAGACGATCTACGCGTTCGCGGCGGTCCTGCTCGTGTCGAGCTTCTTCCTGTCGCTCGCCGGATCGGCGGCCAAGCAGCCGCTGAAGAAGTACGGGGTGCGTGTCTGA
- a CDS encoding PstA family ABC transporter permease produces MAVAAPVKRPRGESLRHYRWSDRLAFFACWATGLGLCLVAAAIVLYMLYRGLQNVSLDMIFSRPQASADQRGAGGFFDPLIGTLMLTTIGVVLAVPLAVGAAVWYVEYGRPTWLARAVESAIEVVAGTPSIVLAIFGLLIFQNTIFGWMSFTAQGGAVFGRSFLTAGAMMSLIALPLVFGATREGLQGIPQHVREASYGLGKTKIATIRRVLLPAVRTNIGTGATLGMGRIAGDTAIVVILLGATLQLSQEGSIPLVNQLRGTGSTLTSYVYNNSPAGEGNAPGKAYAAAFVLLMIVIALNFVVTFIARRGSRYGYGGAR; encoded by the coding sequence ATGGCCGTCGCGGCCCCCGTCAAGCGCCCGCGCGGCGAGTCGCTGCGCCACTACCGCTGGAGCGATCGCCTCGCCTTCTTCGCGTGCTGGGCGACGGGTCTCGGGCTGTGCCTCGTCGCGGCGGCGATCGTGCTCTACATGCTCTACCGGGGCCTGCAGAACGTGTCGCTGGACATGATCTTCAGCCGGCCGCAGGCGAGTGCGGACCAGCGCGGCGCCGGCGGCTTCTTCGACCCGCTGATCGGCACGCTGATGCTCACGACGATCGGCGTCGTGCTCGCCGTGCCGCTCGCGGTCGGCGCCGCCGTCTGGTACGTGGAGTACGGGCGGCCGACGTGGCTGGCGCGCGCGGTCGAGTCCGCGATCGAGGTGGTCGCGGGCACCCCGTCGATCGTCCTGGCGATCTTCGGCCTGCTGATCTTCCAGAACACGATCTTCGGCTGGATGTCGTTCACCGCGCAGGGCGGCGCGGTGTTCGGCCGCTCGTTCCTCACGGCGGGCGCGATGATGAGCCTCATCGCGCTGCCGCTCGTGTTCGGCGCGACCCGCGAGGGGCTGCAGGGCATCCCGCAGCACGTCCGCGAGGCGTCCTACGGGCTCGGCAAGACGAAGATCGCCACGATCCGCCGGGTCCTGCTGCCGGCGGTGCGGACGAACATCGGCACCGGCGCCACCCTCGGCATGGGCCGCATCGCGGGGGACACGGCGATCGTCGTGATCCTGCTCGGCGCCACCCTGCAGCTCTCGCAGGAGGGGTCGATCCCGCTCGTCAACCAGCTGCGCGGCACCGGCAGCACGCTGACGAGCTACGTCTACAACAACTCGCCCGCGGGCGAGGGCAACGCGCCGGGCAAGGCATACGCCGCGGCGTTCGTCCTGCTGATGATCGTCATCGCGCTGAACTTCGTCGTCACGTTCATCGCTCGCCGCGGGTCGCGCTACGGCTACGGAGGAGCTCGCTGA
- a CDS encoding phosphate ABC transporter ATP-binding protein, with protein MTLEELTVAYSGKEAVKRVSLPIRQGEVLALIGPSGCGKTTLLRTLNRLTELTATASRSGRILLDGQDVDHLEITQLRRKVSMVFQQPNPFPMSIFDNVAYAIREQAMRRPGKKEIAPKVEDALRRAGLWDEVKDDLARPALRLSGGQQQRLCIARALAVRPEVMLMDEPCSALDPKSSAVIEELIVELKRDIAIVIVTHNLQQAHRVGDQVAFMYLGDLVEYGPTDDVFGAPRAQRTRDYVAGAFG; from the coding sequence ATGACGCTCGAGGAGCTGACCGTCGCCTACAGCGGCAAGGAGGCGGTCAAGCGCGTGTCGCTGCCGATCCGCCAGGGCGAGGTGCTCGCGCTCATCGGCCCCTCCGGGTGCGGCAAGACGACGCTGCTGCGCACGCTCAACCGGCTCACCGAGCTCACCGCGACCGCGAGCCGCTCAGGCCGGATCCTGCTCGACGGCCAGGACGTCGACCACCTCGAGATCACGCAGCTGCGGCGGAAGGTCTCGATGGTCTTCCAGCAGCCGAACCCGTTTCCCATGTCGATCTTCGACAACGTCGCCTACGCGATCCGCGAACAGGCGATGCGGAGGCCAGGCAAGAAGGAGATCGCCCCCAAGGTCGAGGACGCGCTGCGCCGCGCCGGCCTCTGGGATGAGGTCAAGGACGACCTCGCGCGCCCCGCTCTTCGGCTCTCGGGCGGCCAGCAGCAGCGCCTGTGCATCGCGCGGGCGCTCGCCGTGCGGCCCGAGGTCATGCTCATGGACGAGCCGTGCTCGGCGCTGGACCCGAAGTCGAGCGCGGTGATCGAGGAGCTCATCGTCGAGCTCAAGCGCGACATCGCGATCGTCATCGTCACGCACAACCTGCAGCAGGCGCACCGCGTCGGCGACCAGGTGGCGTTCATGTACCTCGGCGACCTCGTCGAGTACGGGCCGACCGACGACGTGTTCGGCGCCCCGCGCGCCCAGCGCACGCGCGACTACGTCGCGGGGGCGTTCGGCTGA
- a CDS encoding DUF47 domain-containing protein, protein MRPLLRRRPPIDEGPLELLEESGANVHRTALVLRDLVTDYPERADLAGDLRELEHEGDRIAHDVIHRLNGASQGRAPIDSNDGHALATALDDIVDYAEETADRLGLYGVEAPMEQAVAMADVLVDGAAQVANALTALRADTDMGPYLIEIHRLENEGDRISRGAVASLFADGVDPMVVIRWKDVFDSLECAVDACERVAHVLEGISLKRRAGTRR, encoded by the coding sequence ATGCGACCGTTGCTGCGCCGCCGCCCGCCCATCGACGAAGGTCCGTTGGAGCTGCTGGAGGAATCGGGCGCCAACGTCCACCGCACCGCGCTGGTGCTGCGCGACCTCGTCACGGACTACCCGGAGCGCGCCGATCTGGCCGGCGATCTGCGCGAGCTCGAGCACGAGGGCGACCGGATCGCGCACGACGTGATCCACCGGCTCAACGGCGCGTCCCAGGGCCGGGCGCCGATCGACTCCAACGACGGCCACGCGCTCGCGACCGCCCTCGACGACATCGTCGACTACGCGGAGGAGACCGCGGACCGGCTCGGCCTCTACGGCGTCGAGGCGCCCATGGAGCAGGCGGTGGCGATGGCCGACGTGCTCGTCGACGGCGCCGCCCAGGTCGCGAATGCGCTCACCGCGCTGCGTGCGGACACCGACATGGGTCCGTACCTCATCGAGATCCACCGGCTCGAGAACGAGGGCGACCGGATCTCTCGCGGGGCGGTCGCGTCTCTGTTCGCCGACGGCGTCGACCCGATGGTCGTGATCCGCTGGAAGGACGTCTTCGACTCGCTCGAGTGCGCGGTCGACGCGTGCGAGCGGGTGGCCCACGTGCTCGAGGGCATCTCCCTCAAGCGCCGCGCGGGCACGCGCCGCTGA
- a CDS encoding winged helix-turn-helix domain-containing protein, with product MEATSDVIRSGEIEIRTSDGLVLAGGRVVSMSVREFRLLCALVAREGRIVAREDLYRAAWEAPLRDGDRSVDVYVHKLRVKLENALPGQAFIHTHFGFGYRFAPR from the coding sequence ATGGAGGCGACATCCGACGTCATCCGCTCCGGCGAGATCGAGATCCGCACCTCGGACGGCCTCGTGCTGGCGGGTGGTCGCGTGGTGTCCATGTCGGTGCGGGAGTTCCGGCTGCTGTGCGCGCTGGTGGCCCGCGAGGGCCGCATCGTCGCGCGCGAGGACCTGTACCGCGCGGCGTGGGAGGCCCCGCTGCGCGACGGCGACCGCTCGGTCGACGTATACGTGCACAAGCTGCGCGTGAAGCTCGAGAACGCGCTGCCGGGCCAGGCGTTCATCCACACGCACTTCGGGTTCGGCTACCGGTTCGCCCCGCGATGA